The following proteins are co-located in the Telopea speciosissima isolate NSW1024214 ecotype Mountain lineage chromosome 9, Tspe_v1, whole genome shotgun sequence genome:
- the LOC122640801 gene encoding glucose-6-phosphate/phosphate translocator 1, chloroplastic-like: MICSVKHSPAALGVPDLLRLRPKASGLRPQSCSLPSMSAPKGSNFGLCARKPLYISSIEAFGSSESAKPRKPIIECKAYEADQSQPIELSDQQVKAAAAQKLKISIYFATWWALNVVFNIYNKKVLNAYPYPWLTSTLSLAAGSLIMLVSWAFRIVEAPKTDLEFWKTLFPVAVAHTIGHVAATVSMSKVAVSFTHIIKSGEPAFSVLVSRFILGETFPVPVYLSLVPIIGGCALAAVTELNFNMIGFMGAMISNLAFVFRNIFSKRGMKGKSVSGMNYYACLSIMSLLILTPFAIAVEGPQFWVAGWEKAISQIGPNFIWWVAAQSVFYHLYNQVSYMSLDEISPLTFSIGNTMKRISVIVSSIIIFRTPVQPVNALGAAIAVLGTFLYSQAKQ, translated from the exons ATGATCTGCTCAGTCAAGCATTCACCCGCTGCCCTTGGTGTTCCCGATCTCTTACGGCTCCGGCCCAAAGCATCAGGGCTGCGTCCGCAATCCTGTTCACTTCCCTCTATGTCAGCCCCAAAAGGCTCCAACTTCGGCCTCTGTGCTCGGAAACCCCTTTATATTTCATCTATTGAAGCTTTTGGATCTTCAGAGAGTGCAAAACCACGGAAGCCTATTATCGAGTGCAAAGCCTATGAAGCTGATCAATCACAACCGATCGAACTATCTGACCAGCAAGTAAAAGCAGCCGCAGCTCAGAAGCTGAAAATAAGTATCTATTTTGCAACTTGGTGGGCTTTGAACGTTGTCTTCAACATATACAACAAGAAGGTTCTCAACGCGTACCCCTACCCATGGCTCACCTCCACTCTGTCTCTCGCTGCGGGATCGCTCATTATGTTGGTCTCCTGGGCTTTTCGGATTGTTGAAGCCCCGAAAACTGACTTGGAATTCTGGAAAACTCTCTTTCCG GTTGCGGTAGCACATACCATCGGACATGTTGCTGCGACTGTGAGCATGTCGAAGGTTGCGGTTTCGTTCACTCACATCATCAAGAGTGGTGAACCTGCTTTCAGCGTCTTGGTCTCGAGATTTATCTTAGGTGAAACTTTTCCAGTGCCGGTATATCTGTCGCTTGTGCCAATTATCGGCGGTTGTGCTCTTGCTGCTGTCACAGAGCTTAACTTCAACATGATTG ggtttatgggggCTATGATATCAAATCTGGCGTTTGTGTTCCGGAACATATTCTCAAAGAGAGGGATGAAGGGAAAGTCTGTCAGTGGCATGAATTACTATGCTTGTTTGTCTATAATGTCTCTGCTGATTCTCACCCCCTTCGCTATTGCGGTGGAGGGTCCACAATTTTGGGTAGCTGGCTGGGAGAAAGCGATCTCTCAGATTGGACCCAATTTCATATG GTGGGTGGCGGCACAGAGTGTGTTTTATCACTTGTATAATCAGGTTTCATACATGTCCCTGGATGAGATCTCACCTTTGACGTTTAGCATTGGAAACACCATGAAGAGGATTTCTGTCATTGTCTCGTCCATCATCATCTTCCGCACACCTGTCCAACCAGTCAATGCCCTTGGAGCTGCCATCGCAGTCCTTGGAACCTTCCTTTATTCTCAG GCTAAACAGTAA